In the Pecten maximus chromosome 5, xPecMax1.1, whole genome shotgun sequence genome, CAGTAGTCAATCGTGATACAACGGCAGACAGCTTTACAACGCCATCACCCTTGTCTAACCACCAAGCTGATTTACTCATTGTGGATGATAGTAAGGATGAAGGTGATACAAAACAGTCCTATTTAACTCCAAGTCAGAACCAACGCGCTGGTTCCGGTGAGGTGAGCGATGCTATTCATTCTGCTGTTGCGCTCTTCCATGAGAAAGGCGCGTCTGATGCCGGCAAAAGTAAGTCTACGGGGAAGCAAAAGAGAAAGTCCAAACGTCAGAACGGCTCTCAGCAGACCAATATCAGGAAGAAAACTACCAAGACAACCAAGGTTATAAATAATGAATCTGAGAAAAGGAATAAAACAGAAACTAATGTGCAAAATTCAAAGAGGCTAGGAATCGGTAAGAGTACGAAATCACGGAAAGAATCACCGGAAGTAAAAACCAAATCATACGAGAAAGGCCAACTTAGAATGTCCAAATCACACACAGTGACGGGAACAAGAGGAACTCGGAGTAAGAACGATAATGGTAACAGCAGTAAGGCTGTTGGATACCAGCAGACCGAAGAAACCTCAGATAGTTCCGATGGATTCCTTAGCACAATGGCATCCTCTGAAACTGTCATCAAAATCAACGACGTGTCAAGTCATTCACTGACGTACGAGGATGACTTTGAGGACACCAGGAGTGTAAAATCTGTGACGAGTTCAAAATCTGATTTTGATTCGGACTCGCAAAGAAAATATAAACACTCGTTAGCTTACTCCAGCACTCCATATGGCAGCGTTTACGCGGCCTATGCAAGACAACCAAAACAGCCTCTCAGAAATCAAAATGTGCGATTCCCTAAAATCAATGCGCTAAAACCAGTACAACTCACTTCCGGCCAAAGCAGTTTCTCTGAACAGTCTTTCTCTACTGTCGTCAATCGAAAACGGAAAACAAAAAAGAACGGACTCTACACGGAGGATTCTTACGATTACAAAGCGTCATCAGAGTCCGACAGTAAGCCGGAAATCATTCTGGGCAAAGCCGGAAAGGTTCCAGTGTCACTGAAAGCCGAGGCTGTATATCGAAAAGGGAGATTAGAAATCGCAGTTGTTGACGATCGCCAAACATTGTCAGAGGGTCATAATATGGACGTGAGGATTACGGTTTTACATAAACAGCTGAATAACTTCCAATTCACGAGGAATCGGCCAAGGAAACTACCCAAGTTAAATTTCGCTACAAACCGAGACATTCTCAATCACAGAGCTGCTTACCCACCCTTCAATACTTACACCGACGAACAGGCTTCCGAACGGTTTAAACAGACGTTCGGAAGTTAGAGAGTTGTGAAAGTAGTGACggatttataaatattcatattcagAAATTGTTTACACAAAAAAGTGGATATTTACACGATAAGTGGATATTTACACGATAGAAGTATTTTGCAGTTACTCGTCGCGCGATGCAAAAAATgttgacacaatacaatgttacagctgtaaagtgaaaaaaatcacaaaaaaaattatatatatatatcacaaaattaattttatatccAGTTGTATTGATCAATTTAACAAAAGGTCTAGTCGATGACTTTTCAACTGAAGAAGGATATTGTAGATCTCTCGTTTTGGGAAATAAACCTCATCATGGTAACCGATATCTAGTTGTGTCTTTGTTTAATGAGATTTTGTTGAGCGATTAATTACGGACTATAAAAATAAGGATTCAATGGAATAACGTGTTCTGTGGCATCAGTGCGCTTTATGGTGCCGTAGATACAACAACAAGTATCGGTGGAAGTAATTAACCAGTTGCCAGGGAGCTAAGTTTTTAAGACCTTGTGTGAGGTAAGGGTTGTTATGCCGACGACAGAGCGTCATAGGTCAATCGCGAGAACTGGTGAATGTATCGTGGTTGACGGATACATGTGCATTTGTGTTCCATTATATAGTCAAACATTATAAGTTATTATATTCGTTTCATGTTTGGTGCAATTGTCTATGTTCCATCAAAGCCTTTATATTTAGGAAAGGTCATCCTTGAGACCGATCACTCATTGTAATATCAACCATCATTTCTTGGTTACCATGTTATTTCCTTATGAAAATCTAGACCACACGTGTTGGTTACCGTGGTTTTCCCCTCGTAATCTAGACTAGATCACCCCTGTTGGTTACCGTGGTGTTTCTCTCGTGGTAATCTGAACTAGATCACCCTTGTTGGTTACTGTGGTTTTCCCTCGTGGTAAACTAGACTAGATAGACTAGATCACCTCTGTTGGTTACCGCGGGTTTTCTCTCGTGGTAATCTGAACTATCTAACCCTTGTTGGTTACTGTGGTTTTCCCTCGTGGTAATCTAGACTAGATCACCCTTGTGTCCACCGTAGTTTTCTCTCTTGATAATCTAGACTAGATAACCCCTTTGGTTACCATGATTTTCTCTCGTGGTAATGTAGACTAGATCGCCTCTGTTGGTTACAACGGGTTGTCCTCTTCGTAATCTAGACTAGATCGCCACCATCGATTACCATGGGTTTCCCTTTTGGTAATATAGACTAGATCGCCCGTGTTGGCTGCCCTGGTTTTCCCTCGTGTTTATCTAGACTCGATCGCCACCGTTGGTTACCATGGTTCTCCCTCGTGGTAATCTAGATTAGATCACCCCTGTTGATCACCTTGGTTTTCTCTAGTGGTAATGTAGACAAGATCGCCCCTGTTGGTTaccatgtttttttctttcgtgGTAATGTAGACAAGATCGCCCCTGTTTGTTACCATGGTTTTCCCTCGTGATAATCTGAAATAGATCGCCCCGTGTTGGTTAACCATGATATATCACCAGCAGTATATAATTTTTCAAGCTCGAAAGCGCATAAAATCAAACACTGCattgttgtgatatatactTAAGTCTATTCACATACTCCTGTTGACAGAGTAACTTTTTAAGCAATCTTCCTGGCAGTTATGTTAGACTTCTAACGCACAGCAATATCCATCAGCAGCCTTCCTTGCCATCCGAAAGCATAATTGACACTCCTTACTGCCAGTAAACGTAATTGACACTCCTCATTGCCAGTAAGCGTAATTGACACTCCTTGCCGTCGATAAGCGTACCTTATACTCCTTACCGTCACTACACGTAATTGATACTCCTTACCGTTCCTAAGTGTTATTGACACTCCTTGTCGTCCGTAAGCGTTGTTGACACTCCTGACCGTTACTAAACGTAATTGGCACTCCTAACCGTCCATAAGCGCATCGTATACTCCTTACCTTTCCTAAGTGTTATTGGCACTCCTTGCCGTCACTAAACGTAATTGGCACTCGTTACCATCCCTGAACCTGATTCGCTCTCCTTACCGTCAATAAGAGTATCTGATACTAATTACCGTCACTAAACGAAATTGACACTCCTTACCGTTCCTAAACGTAGTTGGCACTCTTTACCGTTCCTAAACGTAGTTAGTTACCTTTCCTAAGCGTAGTTGATACTCCTTACCGCTCCTAAGCGTAATTTGGCACTCCTTACCGTTCCTAAGCGTAATTGGCACTCTTTACCGTTCCTTACCTTTCCTAAGCGTAATTGGCACTCCTTACCGTTCCTAAGCGTAATTGGCACTCCTTACCGTTCCTAAGCGTAGTTGGCACTCCTTACCTTTCCTAAGCGTAGTTGGCACTCCTTACCTTTCCTAAGCGTAATTCGCACTCCTTACCGTTCCTAAGCGTAATTGGCACTCCTTACCGTTCCTTACCTTTCCTAAGCGTAATTCGCACTCCTTCAGAACTATAAACAACCCTTAAGAGTAACAACGCTAAAATGTCGCCTTTCTCTGCGAGTTTTTCTTTACCCCCTCAAATTAATATTTGGTCTTTGTATTAATTAATagcgacgacgacgacgatgacgatgacgatgatgtAGCAGACATTCTCGTATGCGTTATTCTAATTCACTATTTAATACGAATGCTTGCAGCGGTAATCGATCAGTCTACATAACTAAAACGCTTAGATCATCTTAATGTTTGTCATTTACGTGACTATTGTTATTCCGTGTCTTTGTGTGATAGACCACGCCgtgaataaaattaatattttgaaggactttttttctctttattgCTATCTAACTCGTGCTAACCTGTATGGATCTGCAACAATCTAGCTATTCTAGTCCAGACACATGCCAGCCTAGAGCCACCTGTGTATTTGTTAACATTCATTCAACACCTCCCACTTTCATTGtgcattataaaataaaatgggGAAAACAGTTCTTTGATGAATTAAAATCTTTGAGTTTGCCAGACAAAATTATCGATATATTGACTGGAACTGAACTTACAGATATGAAAGGACACGGTTACTTTTAACATTGAACAGTTACAATTTTACTGAGTACTGAAAAGTTGACCATACTCAGAGACGCGGCACGAGAGGGCTACCCGATCAGATAGGGTTGTAACGTTACCCAATTCGATACACACCTTTgtatttgtacctgtatacatgttactaatgaattgtattaaatgtattaaAGCACGTGTAATATAAGTAGGGTATATATCATATGAACAATAGGCTCCGTGCTCGTCCACCATTCGGCGAATACACACGACATAGCTAGGTATAGATGTAAGAGGCGTCAAACACAGGCCCACGTAAATACAGTTGTTTACATTAGTACGAGTATCAATTAAGGGGTTTAAGTGGACAAAGCGACGATAAGAGCTACAGAAGGACTTTAATCAGACAGAATTCCTATgtaacgtatatatatatataacagatttGTGACTTTTGGCGGTACCTATTGCCTGTATAGGTTACTCCACATACTTAATACACACATATTCACCATACCCAGGACACAATGGAATTGACGCTCACATTCTTGGTGAGCACCCAGTTGAGAAAAGAACTGTGAATCAGTGCCTTAAATCTGTGCTTAAGTTATTACAGTAGATCGACATAGGAAGGCGGATGTATACTAGTAAATAAGGACATCTGTACACGAGGAGTTCATCGAGAACATCCTAGCTGATGGCGTTTCTGTGTCCAAGTCGGGTGGGCAGGAAAACCAAAGTGAGAACACCGAAAAAGAAAggtatttcaattatttttccAAACTCACGTATAAATGAATACGAATTATAAGCAAGCTCGTGAAACATCACAGAAACATgcgatatttcaaaataattataattgataaaacCGTGATACTTTTAGAAATCCTAGTTAAGTTTAATGAAGAAAACCATTGAAATGTCTTAGTATTGGGAAGCGATATCTGAGTTTTCAGTTTGTGATAGCATCTCATGGATGTCATGAGGTGTCAATTCGTCATTACTGTTGCCTTCGATTGCCAACATGACTATTTCGCAGACATGGCGATCTTATCAATTTAGTCCCGTGTTTTTCTGGTATAATATCATCCCCGCCTATAGAAGTCGATATATATGAAGATATATTGTCTGAAGAAATAACCCAATGGCTAGGTTCAGTTTTCTACGTCCCGTCAACACCTGGTCCCCCTAGTTGGGACGGTTTACGTATACATGAACAGCAAACTTTCAGTAGAGATGTATATGATTTACTTTATATGCTGATTTATAAAGCGATCCGCTATAGGGTTTCCGCCTGGGTGAGCGGATGCTATCGTCACCGGTGGTACGACTATACTCGAGATGTTATCATTTGTCTACATCTACTATCCGAGGTCCTCTTACCCATAATATCATCCAAAGAGGTCCCGAGGGCCTGCCTCCACTACTAGTTATATCGATATGGTGATATCTTCTTTCGTCAGCTGCCAAGGTGAGGAGGGGCTGATGACTTTCATTATTAGGAAATACCCAAACTGCAGTGAATAGTTACGGTCTTACAAAATGATGAATATTGAATAAGTTAGCGTGACTGGCCTATAAGGTACAGGCTATTACAGTCGACTGACGGTGGGCCACCCCGATAGTCAGACTATTGCCAGAGCACTTATGTCTTATACAAGTACGACATTGGTGGCCACTCGGTATTATACAGATACCAATCGTGTTACGGCTAGTCGAGCCTAGCCTCTAGAAACATATGGTAACAAAATACTACTGAAATGGTAAATAATTCATTCCTCGAGCTCATTAGAAAATGAAAGTAGCACGCTTACAAGAAAGTATGGTACGTAAACATGCGATTGTATGTCATGGGCTCACCCGTTCCTCTCGATTCTACAAAGTGTACGACTACATGATAGTATATCGGGGATCACACCGAGCTCTCATTCCCCCACAAACTATGTAGATCCCACCGAGCTCTCATTCCCCTACAAACTGTGTAGATACATACATGATAGTATATCGGGGATCATACCGGGCTCTCATTCCCCCACAAACTGTGAAGATACATACATGATAGTATATCGGGGATCATACCGGGCTCTCATTCCCCCACAAACTGTGAAGATACATACACGATAGTATATCGGGGATCACACCGAGCTCTCATTCCCCCACAAACTGTGTAGATACATACACGATAGTATATCGGGGATCATACCGAGCTCTCATTCCCCCACAAACTGTGTAGATACATACATGACAGTATATCGGGGATCACACCGAGCTCTCATTCCCCCACAAACTGTGTAGATACATACACGATAGTATATCGGGGATCATACCGAGCTCTCATTCCCCCACAAACTGTGTAGATACATACATGACAGTATATCGGGGATCACACCGAGCTCTCATTCCCCCACAAACCTGTGTAGATACATACATGACAGTATATCGGGGATCACACCGAGCTCTCATTCCCCCACAAACTGTGTAGATACATACACGATAGTATATCGGGGATCATACCGAGCTCTCATTCCCCCACAAACTGTGTAGATACATACATGACAGTATATCGGGGATCACGCCGAGCTCTCATTCCCCCAACAAACTGTGTAGATACATACACGATAGTATATCGGGGATCATACCGAGCTCTCATTCCCCCACAAACTATGTAGATACATATACGATAGTATATCGGGGATCATACCGAGCTCTCATTCCCCCACAAACTGTGTAGATACATACATGACAGTATATCGGGGATCATACCGAGCTCTCATTCCCCCACAAACTGTGTAGATACATACATGATAGTATATCGGGGATCACACCGAGCTCTCATTCCCCCACAAACTGTGTAGATACATACACGATAGTATATCGGGGATCATACCGAGCTCTCATTCCCCCACAAACTGTGTAGATACATACATGACAGTATATCGGGGGATCACACCGAGCTCTCATTCCCCCACAAACTGTGTAGATACATACATGACAGTATATCGGGGATCACACCGAGCTCTCATTCCCCCACAAACTGTGTAGATACATACACGATAGTATATCGGGGATCATACCGAGCTCTCATTCCCCCACAAACTGTGTAGATACATACATGACAGTATATCGGGGATCACGCCGAGCTCTCATTCCCCCAACAAACTGTGTAGATACATACACGATAGTATATCGGGGATCATACCGAGCTCTCATTCCCCCACAAACTATGTAGATACATATACGATAGTATATCGGGGATCATACCGAGCTCTCATTCCCCCACAAACTGTGTAGATACATACATGACAGTATATCGGGGATCATACCGAGCTCTCATTCCCCCACAAACTGTGTAGATACATACATGATAGTATATCGGGGATCACACCGAGCTCTCATTCCCCCACAAACTGTGTAGATACATACACGATAGTATATCGGGGATCATACCGAGCTCTCATTCCCCCACAAATTatgtagatacatatatacacgaTAGTATATCGGGGATCACACCGAGCTCTCATTCCCCGACAAACTGTGTAGATACATACATGACAGTATATCGGGGGATCACACCGAGCTCTCATTCCCCCACAAACTGTGTAGATACATACATGACAGTATATCGGGGATCATACCGAGCTCTCATTCCCCCACAAACTGTGTAGATACATACACGATAGTATATCAGGGATCATACCGAGCTCTCATTCCCCCACAAACTGTGTAGATACATACATGACAGTATATCGGGGATCATACCGAGCTCTCATTCCCCTACAAACTGTGTAGATACATACATGATAGTATATCGGGGATCACACCGAGCTCTCATCCCCCCACAAATTATGTAGATACATATATGATAGTATATCGGGGATCATACCGAGCTCTCATTCCCCCACAAACTGTGTAGATACATACATGACAGTATATAGGGGATCATACCGAGCTCTCATTCCCCCACAAACTATGTAGATACATACATGACAGTATATCGGGGATCACACCGAGCTCTCATTCCCCCACAAACTGTGTAGATACATACATGACAGTATATCGGGGATCACACCGAGCTCTCATTCCCCCACAAACTGTGTAGATACATACATGCATGATAGTATATCGGGGACCTACCTTGAAATCTGATGGGATATCTCAGCGGACATTGCCCTAGAACGAGAGCTCTATCCGATTTGAACATTGTCGTAGGCCGAGAGCCATAATCGAACATTTTCCTAAGCCGAGAGATATATCTGAACATTGTCACAGGCCGAGAGCTATATCTGAACATTGTCACAGGCCAAGACCTGTGTCCGAACATTGTCCTAGGCCGATAGCTATATCTGAACATTGTCACAGGCCGAGAGTTTTATCTGAACATTGTCACAGGCCAAGACCTGTGTCCGAACATTGTCCTAGGCCGATAGCTATATCTGAACATTGTCACAGGCCGAGACCTGCGTCCGAACATTGTCCTAGGCCGAGACGTGTATCTGAACATTGTCCTAGGCCGATAGCTATATCTGAACATTGTCACAGGCCGAGACCTGCGTCCGAACATTGTCCTAGGCCGAGACGTGTATCTGAACATTGTCACAGGCCAAGACCTGTAACACTGTCCTAGAGCTCTATCACAACCTTCGCCTAGGCCAATAGCTCTATTGGTTTAAAAAACATCAGACATCGGATGGTGGTGAGTTTGCAAAAAGATGAAATAGTGAAAGTGTGTTGTGTTGCTTTATCTTTCTCTATCCTCCTCGTTTACAATTTTCAGCGCTTGGTTAAATGACCTACCCTATACTGTTAAATACCCCTACCCTATACTGTTAAATACCCCTACCCTATACTGTTAAATACCCTACCCTATACTTGTTGAATACCCCTACCCTATACTGTTGAATACCCCAACCCTATACTGTTGAATACCCTACCCTATACTGTTGAATACCCCAACCCTATACTGTTGAATACCCCTACCCTATACTGTTAAATACCCTACCCTATACTGTTGAATACCCCTACCCTATACTGTTAAATACCCTACCCTATACTGTTAAATACCCTACCCTATACTGTTGAATACCCTACCATATACTGATGAATACCCCTACCCTATACTATTGAATACCCTACCCTATACTGTTGAATACCCTACCCTATACTGTTGAATACCCTACCCTATACTGTTGAATACCCTACCCTATACTGTTGAATACCCTACCCTATACTGTTGAATACCCCTACCCTATACTGTTGAATACCCTACCCTATACTGTTGAATACCCTACCTTATACTGTTGAATACCCCTACCCTATACTGTTGAATACCCTATCCTATACTGTTGAATACCCTACCCTATACTGTTGAATACCCCTACCCTATACTGTTAAATACCCTACCCTATACTGTTGAATACCCTACCCTATACTGTTGAATACCCCTACCCTATACTGTTGAATACTTCTACCCTATACTGTTGAATACCCCTACCCTATACTGTTAAATACCCTACCCTATACTGTTGAATACCCTACCCTATACTGTTAAATACCCCTACCCTATACTGTTGAATACCCGTAACCTATACTGTTGAATACCCTACCCTATACTGTTGAATACCCCTACCCTATACGGTTGAATACCCCTACCCTATACTGTTAAATACCCTACCCTATACTGTTGAATACCCTACCCTATACTGTTGAATTCCCCCCTACCCTATACTGTTGAATACCCTATCCTATACTGTTGAATACCCTACCCTATACTGTTGAATACCCTATCCTATACTGTTGAATACCCTACGCTATACTGTtgattctaccatgtttgctatgcaacgccagttttgattggtttaaaaccatgtataattttccaataacccacgctcgtgccaataatacacggtcgggagtcacggctgtaacaattttatatatctaatattcacccattttataaaaggttaccaTAGCCGAGTAGGCTAACGGGTTAGtcttttaataaatttttatcacgacgcgagttcgaatcctacggaggcccccctttttttcttttttctttctttttttatcctttttttattttcaaaatcaatgctatatatcatagatgctcttgatcttagtactgtattgcctgtatatttcatcaacaaataatgcaatactgaagaaataaattacaaggttttctcggggtttctttgctgtttttctattagaaagaggtcgatctcagaactaaacagtacatggtagaataaaaataatcaactttgactcgtgtattgttgcaggatatacaactcggactcgtatattttgcaattttaattaataactcaggcctgcggccttcgttattaattcaattgcaaaatatcctcgtcctcgttgtatatcctgcaataatacacgaatcatcgttaattatttcttaaataccCTACCCTATACTGTTAAATACCCTGCCCTGTGCTGAAATGTGTATTTTCAGGGTAATGTGAGGTGATGAATCCATTATTTGCCAATCAAATACGACTTCACTGTTGTTTCAGACAAACCTTTTGATGGCCTTCCTGGGAGGATCACCGGAAGTGACAGCATAGATACCCTGCAGCGTGTTGGTCTTGAGAAAGAGAGCAGTCTGTCACCAAAGTCAAAAGTCAGAGTTGTTACCGACTTTCAACCATGCGTGGATGAAGAGGTAGCCGTAAAACGCGGAGATGAagtttatttgttatataaggaAAATGACTGGGCATACGTCATCAAACGAAACGGAGAGGAGGGGTTTATTCCGTACAGTTACTGTACAAGGTTGTTCTGTCCAGAATCAATCTCGCCGGACATTTCcaggaaaaaaacatttgaagaaTCACGTTTTGTAGAAAGAGATTCTTTTTTCACGGATGAGTGGTCATCGGAGTCTCCGAAGCAGGATTCCGAAACGAATCTAAGAGATCCTACTACTAACAGGGGGATTATTACTCGTGAAGAGATGATACGGATATTACAACCCCCTCCACCCATCACGGAGGACGTTAAACCGGAAGTGAGGCCGTTCAGGAAGACTTCCCATGGCCAGTTCATTGTCTTGTTCGACTTTTCCGCCTTGGACGAGAACGACACCAACGTGGAACGTGCGGAGCTCGTAGATGTCCTCAACATTGAGGACCCGGATTGGTCCTGGATACGTCACTATGACGGCCGAGAAGGGTTCGTGCCCAAGTCCTACATTTGCCCAGTAGAGCCGCTGAAGGCAATAGGTACGTATAACAGGAGTGGGGTCTTCCTGTGGTAAAGTGGTAAAGTTACGAGTATATTAGCCAGAAAACGTTCTCCATACAATAAATTTCAACAAGTGACAATTAATAAATGCTGTTTCAGCCAATTATTAATTGTCAGAGATGAAAGCataatatataccaaacatGTCATTCCGAGGGGCAGTAAGTACCTAGCGAAGATTTTACAATGTAACTAAACTCAACAGATGTATCGGAAGTGTAAATTGTTGCGTCCAGCAAGCAAGATCACTGTATTAATGACAACCCCTGGCCTCTTCCCAAACACAATGTTCAGAGAAAATGATATACAATGATACATCTTATGTTGTCTGTTCAATCTCTTCCAGAGAAGGCAATCAATGGAGGTCATAGTCGCCAAAGCAGTGCAACAGGGCGTACGTCCGCGTCCTCCTCCATCTCAGGACTCGGTCCAGCGCCAAAGAACCACCAGAGAGTGTCAAACAATTTACGGACCGGCCATCCTTACTTGTCACAACCTTCTCTTAATGTGATGACAAACGGAAAAAGGTCGTCACGTGATGATGTTAATGTGAAACTTTTAAAGACATTTGCTAGCAGCGACGCAGTGAACAGACAACAGGGAATGTCTAATACTCGCAACTTCTTGGCTTTCAATGAGTCTACGTCTACGCTTCCCCCTCCAACGTCTCAGGTGATCACTGTTCGTCCGCCAACCCGGTCCATCAGCCAGACCATCACACAGAACGACCAGCGGGAGGCAGGTCTATCGTCTACATTCAAACCGAAGGGGAAACAATCCGCGACCGACAGTGACTTTGATGATCCTGCATGTGCCTCATCTCTGCCAGGAACACCGCGATTTGAGACTAGTCAACATCCACAAACTGATACCATGAAACATAATCAGCAAAGTGAACAAATCGACCCCGTGTCATCGGCTGACAATAATATATCAGACAACGCACACGTGCATGCGACACCAAAGCCAGGAGAGAGTAAAAAGGAGTCCAACGCGatgcatgtatatgtaaatgtaccATTCAAGTTAAAACAATCCGACAACCAACGAGATCGCGACCCTACAACGAGTGACAACGTTATCGAGTGTGTTTTGTTGTATGACTATACAGCGCGCTCTCAGGATGATCTGACCGTCAAGCGTGGGGACAGTGTGTACGACGATGGGCGTAATCGGGGTAATTCACACTGGCGGTGGGTGTTTTCGCCCCGTGCCAAGGCCTACGGCTACGTACCTAGGCAATACGTCAAGCAAGTCGTACAGACTTCGTTATAAAAGTGTGGTGCGGCAGATATGACGATCTCCGTTAATACTTTTGTGTAATTGTAGGTATGAATTGAAGGTTGAGGGAAAGTGTATTAGAGCCAAGTTCGTGATTGCAAAATCAGGGAACACTGTCCAATTCCAGTTTCTGTAACAATAACGGTCATCAATCCGCCGCTGCATACGCGATAGACACTTAACACATTTCCATGAGCATGTATCAATATCTATACCCCAACTATCCTGTATAACATTATTCCGTATTTATTTCCTCCCTATGACTTCCGTTAAGGATATGTATGTTGACAGGAGGTTAGTTATTAAAGCTATTCTTCTCTTGGTCACATCTATCTACTTATTGGTAATACTGGTGACGTGTTGGTAAGTGGGCATATTTAAAATGTTGGTAAGATGAAAGGGCATGATTTTGTTGGTGTTGGTAAGGTGAGAGGGCATGATTTTGTTGATGTTGGTAAGGAAAGAGGGCATGATTTTGTTGGTGTTGGTAAGGTGAGAGGGCATGATTTTGTTGGAGTTGGTAAGATGAGAGGGCATGATTTTGTTGGTGCTGGTAAGGTGAGAGGGCATGATTTTGTTGATGTTGGTAATATGAGGGGGCatgattttgtttgttggtAAGGTGAGAGGGCATGATTTTGTTGATGTTGGTAAGATGAGAGGGCATGATTTTGTTGGTGTTGGTAAGGTGAGAGG is a window encoding:
- the LOC117328176 gene encoding SH3 domain-containing protein Dlish-like, producing the protein MAFLCPSRVGRKTKVRTPKKKDKPFDGLPGRITGSDSIDTLQRVGLEKESSLSPKSKVRVVTDFQPCVDEEVAVKRGDEVYLLYKENDWAYVIKRNGEEGFIPYSYCTRLFCPESISPDISRKKTFEESRFVERDSFFTDEWSSESPKQDSETNLRDPTTNRGIITREEMIRILQPPPPITEDVKPEVRPFRKTSHGQFIVLFDFSALDENDTNVERAELVDVLNIEDPDWSWIRHYDGREGFVPKSYICPVEPLKAIEKAINGGHSRQSSATGRTSASSSISGLGPAPKNHQRVSNNLRTGHPYLSQPSLNVMTNGKRSSRDDVNVKLLKTFASSDAVNRQQGMSNTRNFLAFNESTSTLPPPTSQVITVRPPTRSISQTITQNDQREAGLSSTFKPKGKQSATDSDFDDPACASSLPGTPRFETSQHPQTDTMKHNQQSEQIDPVSSADNNISDNAHVHATPKPGESKKESNAMHVYVNVPFKLKQSDNQRDRDPTTSDNVIECVLLYDYTARSQDDLTVKRGDSVYDDGRNRGNSHWRWVFSPRAKAYGYVPRQYVKQVVQTSL